In Daphnia pulex isolate KAP4 chromosome 7, ASM2113471v1, one genomic interval encodes:
- the LOC124198525 gene encoding mucin-5AC-like isoform X2, which yields MASVSESCNAVHDNFLASQDKVGLMPAFYQVLQSCLKDPDKKYQEKVDALLRAWETLASYTDQSSPRDNVDYLTENLYRDTLMLVLRGEWKKIPQANKTHLNVTLQNTISNLSNTPAYSLCQHVIRVVNNPWNDPTLEKIIDGESISDSEGLEFCLAEMPTLLTIRLDRLCDDKCRDIALRLVAVYRKCLQDSSDSRFLDSCAVSFQEQWLDLHVALLYSFKKKEEVIAILKQLSLEDGYNLVQRLIEKAPSQGQAQSSGSSGINRIWRHHSLKTAEFSSQCLLTTALIICPPPNCLSSLAIQLVNLQKRIGNSNQAVIEMLHTLVDQNKFMTSAHMYILCATLSEEFRDDLKSFCIELYVRAVAVDLNDLENRKLNPESGGVKSGEIGLAAVFSKMAELVRANVRICREIALTAFSLHPTKERFDKLVELAALTLEQGLKLETVAAIGEGPSSSITITDYNQAIMEHGRGAVVGEPPPGSGGGPGGGFTNGGRSREENESLNLTFTSVKEALEDADSGVDLSDITNGIGEQEIGSPSTLSQEEETQSPYSDSAADTLGVSKAVINDLASVVHSVRWDVLTWKIGWEQLKPLCRRYMADQENMRSVTKELLFLKIDYNRFKDMPRPERDEFWGIEKGYENCVDPVIEIEERSRSRVKSEAKRQQLKNSSRQASGSSSPYANEQAERKKVLKKKTWMRKVTLSLKTSSDSDSSIGFSQSVVSTETKSVPEGVKRSARIKASKKTTFGPRGSPLVKRLREIRPDFGNVNQWQDPSCPMTQTTRSPICDPADLSSNNVVQQHLQLSRCPSSSSSTSSSPCHIAADHFAPMLSTLDMQPKVILTRTPVDCPGPSPNKRPHSASKMFPGVDTPFGCRVLLEKLGKMHPGVERTMTNLKGLDNVQVRPPPTAVHMVQLRNLPANSRIGTNGLPGSTEGNGGANVNNNNNGNVPSDHRQEQQQQHQQQQQQQQQQEETNKAGTSSASSSSPGSEDTPAYTSTSSVQITAAPSGGGSASVRNDTDPDPVTLVSTPSVSIFQVAHRPVGNSSGAVLQPVAAVTGFNPPNPRVKTPAASTATRLPKRSRNAASVVRPCLDDLPSVTLSQMLAQSPSIDSTEATSPLSQPVAISNGPNQTSGTTSAATKPTSQSGTTRSSRGQRSRGEPSIPPSPGDGTLVSSTVSVPNNSPLPSDISSPCRVPLVKYVDLDMVSSPSRPRPGSTTGVRRHSQGSNSNSPDPHRSNTAKSHRGAAAGQNPSSPALSSPQSPALQAPPSPLSFRKQQHHHVYRQQENKAVTGDRLASPSHPSQCSSPFSRPSSRSQDTSPSPSSEVLGGSMYPPGFLPYGPSGDTGSNSNHPGTSPSPGASASASRLSNFGGTSPSQSNAPNFPSALPKFGQAFAKKSHFDVMPVLGSMSSPPAAAMTTNASLPTVSSLQDPNLQVGRMINSNLGGSSFGDSSRRFAGEQHNPSDEEGLGSKLHSLLESALNGQISRSPTRGLPQTQQLVTGNPEMLLSDSAHSISPLVGGMDSQSGSDMAGSGGSLSEQLREFESVFERVAASTGGSHLQNQPDPWSDLAHPDDGSYMGVGPVEFLAPSSTFSESMDVSEASPTSPNSADGPLSSQPDDGGSATAVPTNGKAAPLMQLLTVASAARQALEDEEKENEITAQSPVASVEVKVEPIMEEIISDETDENNVNQDGKLTENQSHLPVLFPTTRVVSLSTVFSGSIVVSTTEAGQSSVTSSTRSITPPTISVKTEASGKNNRNKTAQKSSPVVSPTASGNTTPSKTTPVASTSATASSASPAANKAPQKAHDDEHTVLRVQAILEEYKEQLRNSPDLQNKPAPRRRSNPLPSPNATPKRRKSVQSKVKLLSHHARPAEATSDGTPNASSSADSTPSALAEQLSASSNADSASITIPAVESVKSEPATTTTTATTTATTGVVKAEAQKTEGTTSVQVLSASAGIQLSIPVSAVVTSRTTALTITNDGTANATTAASSGATTVTVSSAATPLTSLTGVSTVPIGMLHQQLLVQSGTGGVRQLLFPLNFSSSRGGASTPRYIQVRQVTMSGQPGVLSFPARFGAPITMRAVAHTAVNVTQPGQQQIQQAQEQTITAVKPAVTGDTHVILSSEIPVATQPVPKSSTGVTGPQRTTPFSAELETPTTCSALMVTPKSEPISIAAVPVAASTTTSVLRLVPQCVPTVNRVSLPVPAGIDTNALLATTVTVNRTTATATPTPTPPLTMAPVPADPPVVAAAVIEETDHSKWNDQGTPSGSRSSVDGSVTPAADEKLLNDAETGVSEFLPCADFMGPGVSPSPCFSLSDSPLGSQNSSPATSPATFQASSTEEDSNGLVTPGDGDLPPPGGNSRKLSKSKILKRNVKPRMVLVRKDHGGMEYRRMSDGEGGPAVIRNDRRTLGKRLASKQVAVAAAAVAAATISTSSSSPVQPESRTCSPCAPSPISLQPISDDSEPARTVVQAVRLVIKKEGDISVVTSKSMSTTPSKQTELVVVELAETGQQNQNDASSTSADRTSSDVSIKDEPANEEDSNINAVSTETSMEMEEYIVRPRRCGRLQKEEVLNQHDPDVCPLSERGTTKRRSSVRTNVKKNCPCCVSVSEGRKRTKSEPPGMDNASPEHTSPAKKALISTATSCAAAAGVVSTAASTTTVSTSAPTLATNRPKTTKKYAQRKR from the exons ATGGCGTCTGTGAGTGAATCCTGTAACGCCGTCCATGATAATTTCTTGGCGTCTCAGGATAAAGTCGGTCTAATGCCGGCCTTTTATCAG GTACTTCAATCTTGCCTTAAGGATCCTGACAAGAAATACCAGGAAAAAGTGGATGCACTTCTTCGAGCATGGGAGACCCTTGCTTCCTACACAGATCAGTCTTCCCCAAGAGATAATGTTGATTATCTCACAGAAAATTTGTACAG GGATACTCTAATGCTTGTTTTACGAggagaatggaaaaaaataccccaagcaaacaaaacacatttgaATGTCACTCTTCAAAATACCATCTCCAACTTATCTAACACACCTGCCTATAGCTTATGCCAGCATGTAATCCGTGTCGTCAATAATCCTTGGAATGATCCGACACTGGAAAAAATCATCGATGGTGAATCCATTAGTGATTCAgaag GGCTTGAATTTTGTTTGGCGGAGATGCCAACGCTTCTTACCATCAGGCTCGATAGGTTATGCGATGATAAGTGCAGAGACATTGCGCTTAGGCTAGTTGCTGTCTACAGGAAATGCTTGCAAGATTCTTCTGATTCAAGATTTTTGGATTCTTGTGCAGTGTCTTTTCAAGAGCAGTGGCTAGATCTACATGTGGCACTTCTCTAcagtttcaaaaagaaagaagaggttATAGCGATATTAAAACAGCTTTCATTAGAAGATGGCTACAACCTTGTACAGCGGCTTATCGAGAAGGCTCCATCGCAAGGTCAAGCACAAAGTAGCGGGAGTAGTGGAATTAACAGAATTTGGCGTCATCATAGCTTGAAGACAGCCGAGTTTTCTAGCCAGTGTTTACTCACCACTGCTTTGATCATCTGTCCTCCACCCAACTGCCTCTCGTCACTCGCCATTCAGCTGGTGAATCTGCAAAAGAGGATCGGCAATTCAAATCAAGCTGTGATCGAAATGCTGCACACATTGGTAgatcagaataaatttatgACATCGGCTCACATGTATATCCTATGCGCAACGCTATCAGAAGAG TTCCGCGACGATTTGAAGTCATTTTGTATCGAGCTTTACGTCAGAGCGGTGGCGGTTGATCTCAACGACCTAGAAAACCGAAAGTTAAACCCCGAAAGCGGTGGAGTCAAAAGTGGTGAAATTGGTTTAGCTGCAGTGTTTTCGAAAATGGCTGAACTGGTCCGCGCCAACGTGAGAATCTGCAGGGAAATTGCATTAACAGCGTTCTCCCTTCATCCCACCAAGGAGCGATTTGACAAATTGGTAGAACTGGCAGCTTTAACACTCGAGCAGGGGCTCAAATTAGAAACAGTGGCAGCCATCGGAGAAGGACCGTCGTCATCAATAACAATCACCGACTACAATCAAGCCATCATGGAGCATGGCCGAGGTGCCGTAGTTGGTGAACCACCACCAGGAAGTGGAGGAGGTCCGGGTGGTGGCTTTACCAATGGTGGAAGGTCTCGGGAAGAAAACGAGAGTTTGAATTTAACCTTCACCAGTGTCAAAGAAGCGTTAGAGGATGCTGATAGCGGAGTGGACTTAAGTGACATCACCAATGGAATAGGAGAGCAAGAGATCGGAAGCCCGAGCACGCTATCCCAGGAGGAGGAAACCCAATCGCCCTACTCCGACTCGGCTGCTGATACATTGGGTGTATCCAAAGCTGTTATCAACGACCTAGCTAGTGTGGTGCACAGTGTGCGATGGGACGTGCTAACCTGGAAAATTGGATGGGAACAATTGAAACCACTCTGCCGGCGCTATATGGCTGACCAGGAAAATATGCGCTCCGTTACCAaagaacttctttttcttaaaatcgATTACAACCGGTTTAAAGATATGCCTCGTCCGGAGAGAGACGAGTTTTGGGGCATCGAAAAGGGTTATGAAAATTGCGTAGATCCGGTGATTGAAATTGAAGAGAGAAGCCGATCCCGCGTGAAATCGGAAGCAAAGCGTCAACAATTAAAGAATTCATCTAGGCAAGCTTCCGGAAGCTCCAGCCCGTATGCGAATGAACAAGCCGAGCGCAAAAAagtgttaaagaaaaagacttgGATGCGCAAGGTGACCTTATCGCTCAAAACCTCGTCAGATTCCGACAGCAGCATCGGTTTCAGTCAATCTGTAGTGAGCACTGAAACTAAATCAGTTCCAGAAGGCGTCAAACGATCCGCCAGGATTAAGGCAAGCAAA AAAACCACCTTTGGCCCTCGGGGCTCACCCCTAGTGAAAAGATTGCGCGAAATCAGGCCCGATTTTGGCAACGTCAATCAATGGCAAGATCCTTCTTGTCCGATGACACAAACCACTCGATCTCCAATCTGCGATCCTGCAGATTTATCCAGCAATAATGTTGTACAGCAGCACCTGCAATTGTCTCGTTGTCCGTCGTCTTCGTCCTCTACTTCTTCGTCTCCTTGTCACATCGCCGCCGATCATTTCGCACCCATGCTAAGTACATTGGACATGCAACCCAAAGTAATTCTTACAAGAACACCGGTCGACTGTCCTGGACCTTCTCCAAACAAAAGACCACATAGCGCAAGCAAAATGTTCCCAGGAGTTGATACCCCGTTTGGATGTCGGGTTTTGCTAGAAAAACTTGGTAAAATGCATCCCGGAGTCGAGCGGACTATGACTAACCTCAAAGGCCTTGATAATGTCCAG gtCAGACCACCTCCAACTGCCGTGCACATGGTGCAGCTTCGCAATCTACCTGCCAATAGCCGTATAGGTACTAACGGATTGCCAGGCAGCACGGAAGGGAATGGCGGTGCCAatgtgaacaacaacaacaacggcaacgTCCCAAGTGATCACCGGcaagagcaacaacagcagcatcagcagcaacaacaacaacagcagcaacaagagGAAACTAATAAAGCGGGCACTTCTTCCGCTTCCTCCTCCTCGCCTGGCAGCGAAGATACACCTGCGTACACTAGTACGTCCAGTGTCCAAATCACTGCTGCACCATCCGGAGGCGGCTCTGCTTCTGTCAGAAATGATACAGATCCGGACCCAGTGACTCTGGTATCGACTCCTTCGGTCAGCATCTTCCAAGTGGCCCATCGACCTGTAGGCAACAGTAGTGGTGCTGTACTACAGCCAGTTGCAGCCGTGACGGGTTTCAATCCACCGAATCCCAGGGTCAAAACTCCAGCAGCTTCTACTGCAACACGTTTACCAAAACGTTCCAGGAACGCTGCCTCTGTTGTGCGACCTTGTCTGGATGATTTACCTTCCGTCACCCTGTCACAAATGTTAGCGCAGTCGCCTAGCATTGATAGTACGGAAGCGACTTCACCCCTGTCACAGCCTGTTGCCATATCTAATGGACCGAATCAAACATCTGGAACAACGTCCGCCGCAACGAAACCGACCTCTCAATCAGGGACAACACGATCGTCACGAGGCCAACGATCCCGAGGAGAACCTAGTATCCCTCCCAGTCCGGGAGATGGCACACTGGTGTCATCGACCGTGTCTGTTCCCAATAACTCGCCACTTCCATCAGATATAAGTTCTCCTTGTCGAGTTCCCTTGGTCAAGTATGTCGATTTGGATATGGTTAGCAGCCCATCGCGACCTAGGCCTGGAAGCACCACCGGAGTACGACGTCATAGTCAGGGCTCCAATTCGAATTCGCCCGATCCACACAGATCCAACACTGCCAAAAGTCATCGAGGAGCAGCTGCTGGACAGAATCCATCGAGTCCGGCGCTGAGCAGCCCACAGAGCCCAGCTCTACAAGCTCCTCCCAGTCCGCTGTCGTTTCGCAAACAGCAGCATCATCACGTATACCGGCAACAAGAGAACAAGGCAGTTACTGGTGATCGACTGGCATCGCCCAGTCATCCGTCGCAATGTTCTTCACCCTTCTCCCGGCCGTCAAGTCGTTCACAG GACACTAGTCCGAGCCCGTCATCGGAAGTGCTCGGCGGATCCATGTATCCGCCAGGATTCCTTCCTTACGGTCCTTCAGGAGACACGGGATCGAATTCCAACCACCCTGGCACGAGTCCGTCTCCTGGAGCGTCTGCATCCGCCAGTCGTTTATCCAATTTCGGTGGGACGTCGCCTAGTCAATCCAACGCACCAAATTTCCCATCAGCGCTTCCAAAGTTCGGACAGGCTTTCGCTAAAAAGAGTCACTTTGACGTTATGCCTGTATTAGGATCCATGAGCTCACCACCGGCTGCTGCCATGACAACAAATGCGTCCTTGCCTACCGTCTCCTCGTTACAAGACCCCAATTTACAG GTTGGGCGAATGATTAACAGCAATTTAGGAGGTAGTAGCTTTGGGGACAGCAGTCGAAGATTCGCCGGTGAGCAACATAATCCATCTGATGAAGAAGGATTGGGATCTAAACTTCATTCACTGTTGGAATCTGCTCTCAACGGGCAGATCAGTCGATCACCTACCAGAGGTCTGCCTCAGACGCAGCAATTGGTGACTGGCAATCCTGAAATGTTGTTGTCCGACTCGGCGCATTCAATAAGCCCACTCGTCGGAGGAATGGACTCGCAATCAGGCAGTGATATGGCCGGCAGTGGGGGTTCCCTTTCAGAACAGCTGCGTGAGTTTGAGTCGGTTTTCGAAAGAGTGGCTGCAAGCACTGGTGGCAGTCATCTGCAGAATCAGCCGGATCCGTGGTCGGACCTCGCCCATCCTGATGATGGATCCTACATGGGTGTTGGCCCTGTTGAATTCCTGGCACCATCGTCCACGTTTTCTGAATCCATGGACGTTTCCGAAGCCTCTCCTACTTCTCCGAATTCGGCCGACGGTCCTTTGTCATCCCAGCCAGACGATGGAGGATCTGCCACAGCGGTCCCCACAAATGGGAAGGCCGCTCCACTAATGCAGCTTCTCACAGTGGCTTCGGCTGCCCGTCAAGCAttggaagacgaagaaaaagaaaacgaaattacTGCCCAGTCTCCAGTCGCTTCGGTGGAAGTCAAAGTTGAGCCCATCATGGAAGAAATAATCAGTGACGAAACGGACGAAAATAACGTCAACCAGGACGGAAAGTTGACTGAAAATCAATCTCACCTTCCCGTGCTGTTTCCAACCACCAGAGTAGTGTCGCTTTCAACCGTTTTCTCTGGGTCTATTGTGGTCAGTACTACAGAGGCTGGCCAGTCATCTGTCACCTCGTCAACTAGGAGTATAACGCCGCCAACCATTTCCGTTAAAACCGAGGCATCGGGTAAAAACAATCGAAATAAAACTGCCCAAAAATCTAGCCCGGTCGTCAGTCCTACCGCCAGCGGAAACACGACGCCCAGCAAAACGACACCAGTAGCTTCAACATCGGCTACGGCTTCATCGGCGAGTCCGGCTGCCAATAAAGCTCCCCAAAAAGCGCATGACGATGAGCACACGGTCTTAAGGGTGCAAGCCATTTTGGAGGAATACAAGGAGCAGTTGAGGAATTCACCTGATCTTCAGAACAAGCCGGCCCCTCGAAG gCGTTCTAACCCTCTTCCCTCGCCGAATGCTACCCCAAAGAGGCGAAAGTCTGTACAGAGTAAAGTGAAGTTACTATCGCATCATGCACGGCCTGCCGAAGCCACTTCAGATGGGACTCCTAATGCTAGTAGTAGCGCTGATTCCACTCCGAGTGCACTGGCCGAACAGCTGTCCGCTTCTTCAAACGCGGATAGTGCTTCCATTACGATTCCAGCTGTAGAGTCCGTCAAAAGTGAGCCAGCTACCACTACGACCACCGCTACGACGACTGCCACTACGGGAGTTGTTAAAGCGGAAGCACAAAAGACGGAAGGAACGACTTCTGTCCAGGTCCTTAGCGCATCAGCCGGCATTCAGCTATCCATTCCGGTGAGCGCTGTAGTGACTAGCAGGACCACCGCTTTAACCATAACCAACGACGGAACGGCAAATGCAACGACAGCTGCTTCTTCAG GAGCGACTACAGTTACCGTTTCGTCAGCTGCCACTCCGCTTACTTCTCTAACTGGAGTGTCCACCGTTCCCATAGGCATGCTTCATCAACAACTGCTTGTTCAATCCGGAACTGGTGGTGTGCGGCAGCTCCTGTTTCCTTTGAATTTCTCATCATCTCGAGGTGGTGCATCAACTCCCCGGTACATTCAAGTCAGACAAGTCACCATGAGTGGCCAACCTGGTGTGCTTAGTTTTCCAGCTCGTTTTGGTGCTCCCATCACCATGCGAGCTGTTGCGCACACTGCCGTCAATGTGACTCAGCCAGGACAACAGCAGATTCAGCAAGCTCAAGAGCAGACCATCACGGCCGTAAAGCCGGCTGTGACTGGAGACACTCACGTTATACTCTCTTCTGAGATCCCAGTTGCCACCCAG CCTGTGCCAAAGTCTTCAACTGGTGTGACTGGACCTCAGAGAACCACGCCGTTCAGTGCAGAACTGGAAACACCAACCACATGCTCAGCTTTAATGGTCACTCCTAAGTCTGAGCCGATCTCAATTGCTGCTGTTCCAGTCGCTGCATCCACCACGACGAGTGTCTTGAGACTGGTGCCTCAGTGTGTGCCAACAGTCAACAGAGTGAGCCTGCCTGTTCCAGCTGGGATTGACACCAATGCCCTCTTAGCGACGACCGTAACCGTCAATCGCACAACTGCAACTGCAACTCCCACTCCTACCCCACCTCTGACAATGGCTCCTGTGCCAGCGGACCCACCTGTTGTCGCAGCAGCCGTCATAGAGGAGACGGATCATAGCAAATGGAATGACCAAGGCACACCAAGCGGTTCCAGGAGTTCTGTGGATGGCTCGGTGACGCCTGCAGCCGACGAAAAGCTTCTCAATGACGCAGAGACGGGCGTTTCCGAATTCTTACCTTGTGCCGATTTCATGGGGCCTGGAGTTTCACCCTCGCCTTGTTTCAGCTTGTCAGACTCACCTTTAG GATCGCAGAACTCGTCACCAGCCACGTCCCCGGCCACCTTCCAGGCGTCTTCAACTGAAGAGGACTCCAACGGGCTAGTTACACCTGGTGATGGAGATCTGCCACCGCCAGGAGGCAACTCTCGAAAACTATCCAAGTCGAAAATACTGAAACGAAACGTCAAACCGCGAATGGTCTTGGTTCGCAAAGATCACGGTGGCATGGAGTATCGCCGAATGAGTGACGGTGAAGGCGGGCCAGCCGTCATACGCAACGACCGGCGCACGCTAGGCAAGAGATTGGCGAGTAAACAAGTTGCCGTCGCGGCGGCTGCTGTTGCGGCGGCAACTATTTCTACCAGCTCTTCCTCACCTGTCCAACCTGAGAGTCGGACTTGTTCACCTTGCGCCCCATCGCCAATCTCCTTGCAACCCATTTCCGACGATTCTGAACCTGCAAGAACTGTGGTTCAAG CCGTCAGACTTGTTATTAAAAAGGAAGGAGACATTTCTGTGGTGACATCGAAGTCGATGTCGACCACGCCGAGTAAACAGACTGAATTAGTTGTTGTCGAATTGGCTGAAACTGGACAGCAGAACCAAAATGATGCGTCTTCCACTTCCGCAGATCGAACGAGTAGTGATGTCTCGATCAAGGATGAGCCGGCTAACGAGGAGGATTCAAACATTAATGCTGTTTCTACCGAGACTTCGATGGAGATGGAAGAATACATTGTCCGACCAAGGCGTTGTGGCCGTCTGCAAAAGGAGGAAGTCTTAAATCAGCACGATCCTGATGTCTGTCCTCTCTCGG AACGCGGTACAACCAAACGTCGATCGTCTGTTCGTACCAACGTGAAGAAGAACTGCCCTTGCTGCGTTAGCGTCAGTGAGGGGCGCAAACGAACTAAAAGTGAACCCCCGGGCATGGATAATGCGTCTCCGGAACACACGAGTCCTGCGAAAAAGGCTCTCATCAGCACAGCGACCTCGTGCGCTGCAGCGGCCGGAGTTGTTTCGACGGCAGCGTCGACGACGACTGTGTCAACATCAGCCCCAACTCTAGCCACCAACAGACCGAAAACGACGAAGAAATACGCTCAACGCAAAAGATGA